In Legionella lytica, one genomic interval encodes:
- a CDS encoding aminotransferase class V-fold PLP-dependent enzyme — protein MRELIQAITTNPDEFIRLLSENPEGFSFEYAAYLDEIDPLKSTQELYSYADLIPFAGHSLGPVFKPAVAEIERIHQLQAMQLHEGHFSETKEESGNWFDCDIEQDAISAMQAMLGFSEPYEFLYTQEGLSANLGRLLDTFYRPTLTDWQSGKTAICHLGKEFFSDQAIIESVLKRGIQQAKNFGVFAQSTFTPKPEQLTLKILPDEKGLYSEEAIIAFIKKNVEQIQIIHLSDVVFSTGQRLDLKHIFTELKEIIEQHQIIVGLDLAHTVGNRTLMLRDLPVTYAVGCSYKHLCGSAGSGFGIYVNKETDLKKYPPLQGWKAAVSEKVFGVIDGYDEQIMMSKGAWAFRCSNPSPVDLAPVKTYVKAMSQIGWDKLQVKSECLTRYMHSVLQQHMGEHIEWITPEVPSQRGAMLVFRLHGIDDVGQVEALLKHKNDLGRFEVDVRPPNNIRVTAHYGYTRFADIYKMVLSLNYVMCSLLEQKEQATSRQGNGFFDKPICQERRKQADVLAQDTSLTSLL, from the coding sequence ATGAGGGAATTAATACAGGCTATAACCACTAATCCTGATGAGTTTATTCGTTTACTTTCAGAAAACCCCGAAGGTTTTTCCTTCGAGTATGCTGCTTATTTGGATGAAATTGATCCGCTAAAAAGCACGCAAGAACTCTATTCCTATGCCGATTTGATTCCTTTTGCAGGCCATTCTTTAGGGCCAGTATTCAAGCCTGCGGTTGCCGAAATTGAGCGCATACACCAATTACAAGCAATGCAGTTACATGAGGGACATTTTTCTGAAACTAAAGAAGAAAGTGGAAATTGGTTTGATTGTGATATTGAGCAGGATGCTATTTCTGCCATGCAAGCCATGTTAGGTTTTTCGGAGCCTTATGAATTCCTCTACACCCAAGAGGGCTTGTCGGCTAATCTTGGTCGTTTGCTGGATACATTTTACCGGCCAACGTTAACTGATTGGCAGTCGGGGAAAACAGCGATTTGTCATTTAGGCAAGGAGTTTTTTTCGGATCAGGCAATTATTGAATCCGTTTTAAAAAGAGGAATACAGCAGGCAAAAAATTTTGGTGTTTTTGCCCAATCAACATTTACTCCTAAACCGGAACAACTAACCCTAAAAATCCTTCCTGATGAAAAAGGGCTTTATTCTGAAGAAGCAATTATTGCTTTTATTAAAAAAAATGTTGAGCAAATTCAAATTATCCATTTATCGGACGTGGTTTTTAGTACTGGTCAACGCCTTGATCTAAAACACATCTTCACTGAACTAAAAGAGATTATTGAACAACACCAGATTATTGTTGGTTTGGATTTAGCGCATACGGTTGGGAATAGGACATTAATGCTACGCGACCTACCGGTTACCTATGCTGTAGGTTGTAGTTACAAACATCTCTGTGGTTCTGCGGGTAGTGGTTTTGGCATTTATGTGAATAAGGAAACCGACTTAAAAAAATACCCACCGCTTCAAGGATGGAAGGCTGCTGTGTCAGAAAAGGTTTTTGGGGTTATTGATGGCTATGATGAGCAAATTATGATGTCAAAAGGCGCTTGGGCATTTCGTTGCAGTAATCCATCACCTGTAGATCTTGCCCCAGTAAAAACCTACGTCAAAGCGATGAGTCAGATAGGTTGGGATAAACTTCAAGTCAAATCAGAATGCCTTACACGTTATATGCATAGTGTGTTGCAGCAGCATATGGGGGAGCACATTGAGTGGATTACTCCTGAAGTACCTTCGCAGCGTGGTGCTATGCTGGTTTTTCGTCTACATGGTATTGATGATGTGGGGCAGGTCGAAGCTTTATTGAAACATAAAAATGATTTAGGACGATTCGAAGTTGATGTACGCCCACCCAATAATATCCGTGTCACAGCGCATTATGGCTATACCCGATTTGCAGATATATACAAAATGGTTCTAAGCTTAAATTATGTGATGTGTTCATTACTTGAGCAAAAAGAGCAGGCGACATCAAGACAAGGGAATGGTTTTTTTGATAAACCAATATGCCAAGAACGAAGAAAACAAGCCGATGTACTGGCGCAAGATACAAGCTTGACTAGCCTTTTATAG